The DNA sequence CGGAAGATTTAGGGAAATTAAATGGCCACCTGAAGAGCGATGATTTCTTTGAAGTTGAAAAATTCCCAACAGCTTCTTATGAAATTACAAAAGTGACTCCGGCTACGGAAGGTGATTACAATACTCTTTTGGATGGTAATTTAACGATTAAAGGAATTACAAAACCTGTTCAGTTTAAAGCTAATGTTTCTGTGAAAAACGGAGAGGTGAGTGTAGCTACTGAACCGAAAGATATCAAGAGAGAAGAGTTTGGCGTAAAGTTCCAGGCTCCTGCTGAAAACGGTGTGATTAAAGATGAGGTGACTCTTCAGATCAGCGTTAAGGCTTTAGAAAAGAAATAATTTTTTTATTTAAGTGAAATAAGTGATTGAAGTCTGCCTCCCGAAAAAGAGGCAGATTTTTTTATGACGGACTTAATATTCAACTAAAAGTCGTATTTTTGCAAAACATTTTGAAAGGGTAAAACAATGATAGAAAAGATAGAAGAACTACTGATCGAAGTAAACGGCTTCAATGCTACCTCTAGGGAAGATATCGAAAACTTCCGAATCAAGTACAATGGTAAAAAAGGGGTTCTTAATGATTTTTACGAAACATTAAAAGAAGTTCCTAACGACCAGAAGAAAGATTTCGGACAGAAGATCAATACTTTGAAGCAGGCTGTGGCTGTAAAATTGGAAGATTTGAAAAATTCTTCTGAATCTTCTATTGTGGTAGAAAAAGAAGATCTTACAAGACCTGCATTTCCATTGGAACTGGGTTCAAGACACCCGATTAACCTGGTAAAAAACAGAATTATTGAAATCTTCAAATCTATTGGTTTTGCTGTAGCAGACGGACCTGAGATTGAAGATGACTGGCATAACTTTACGGCGCTTAACCTTCCGGAATACCACCCGGCAAGAGATATGCAGGATACGTTCTTTATTGAACAGAATCCGGATATTCTTTTGAGAACACACACATCTTCTGTACAAACTCGTTTTATGGAAGAAAACCAGCCGCCAATCAGAATTTTATCTCCGGGAAGAGTTTTCAGAAATGAAGCGATCTCTTCACGTTCTCACTGTATTTTCCACCAGATTGAGGGATTGTATATTGATGAGAATGTAAGCTTTGCAGATTTAAAGCAGACAATCCAGTTCTTTACTACTGAGCTTTTCGGAAAATCCAAGATCAGAATGAGACCTTCTTTCTTCCCGTTCACAGAGCCAAGTGCTGAAATTGATGTATATTGGGGGTTAAACTCTGAAACAGACTACAGAATTACGAAAGGAACAGGATGGCTGGAAATCATGGGATGTGGAATGGTAGACCCTGCCGTACTGAAAAATGTGAATATTGATTCTGAGAAATATTCAGGATATGCATTCGGAATGGGAATTGAGAGAATTACAATGCTTCTTTACCAGATGAGTGACATCAGAATGTTCTTTGAAAACGATATCAGAACACTGGAACAGTTCAAAACACTATAAAAAATCAAACCTCCGGAGCTCCGGAGGTTTTTGTTTTTAATTACTGACCTAAGAAACAAAACGTAATTAAAAACTGATCTTATTGAAAAATTTACACGTGTCTGTTTCTTATGTCCATACTTCAGTTCGGGTCCGCTAGGTACCTCAATGGAAGTATTGACATGCCACAGCTTTAGGCTGTCTCTATTATTAAGACAACCTGTGTTAAGGATATATTACATCAGAAATAAAAAAGCCTGTAAAATTTACAGGCTGTATATTTAATAATAAAGATTGTTACTTACTAAACTTCAAAGGATACTTTACATTTTTGTAATCGTCAATACTGGCTTTTAATGAACCTACTGCAAGTTCAGCTTTCAACAGCATAGGTACGTGGTTGGCATCGTTGGAAACCCACATCGTTACGCCTTCTTTTTCTTTAAATACTCTTCCGCTTTTTACAGAAGGAATAATTTTCAAGCAATTAATAGTACCGAATTTTGTCTTTAGATTTTCTGTACCTGTTACTTTTAGCTGGAAAGGAAACATTTCATCGTCAATCCATACATTCATATTGATCACTGTTCCCACCTTCAGTTCATCCGGGCTTTTACTTCTTAAATAATAAAAACATGAAAGCATATCCTGAACTCCTTTTACTGATTTTAAAACCTTGGAACCATTGGCCGGAGTTTTTTTATCTGTTAAAATTAATGTATTGTTATCGTGATTAAAAACCGTTTCAAAATGCTGACGGTAGCTTCCTTCACGTACGTTTCTGACATAGAAGCTTGGTAATCCTGTTTGGGTATTGATGAAACTTTCATATAAATCTTCCACTTTGAAGAATGCTTTTACGGCGCCGGTAGTCTGCCCTGTACCTTTTACATACAGATGGGGAACCCCTTTGTAATTGGTCTGTTTTGTAGTAAGGTTGGCTGTTCCTGCATTAAGGAAGCCGTAGTGTATTCTGAGAGTGATAGATTCGCCGTCTGCGATGTTATCAATCTGGGCCGAGCCTAAAAAGAATATAAATACTGCAAAAAGGTTTAAAATTTTCTTCATAACAAGACATTTACAAAAACACTGCCAAATTTAAAATCTTAATTGATAGATATTTGACAAATCTCAGGTTTTTATTTAGAATCAATTAAATATGCTTCGCATTAAAATTAGTAAATTTGCAGTTACATGTATAATTAAATTATCTTAAATATTATGATAACCACAGATATATTGATCATAGGTGCGGGACCTACAGGACTTTTTGCAGTTTTTGAAGCTGGTTTGTTAAAAATGAAGTGCCATATTATTGATGCGCTTCCACAGCCGGGAGGGCAGCTGGCGGAGCTTTATCCTAAAAAACCTATTTTCGATATCCCAGGTTATCCTTCAGTGAACGCTGGAGAATTGGTGGATAATTTGATGGAGCAGATCAAGCAGTTTCAGCCTGGATTTACTTTGGGAGAAACCGCAGTTTCTTATACTAAAGTAGATGATGAATGGTTTGAAGTGATTACGAACAAAGGAACTGTTCACAGATGTAAAGCAATTGCCATTGCCGGTGGTCTGGGTACTTTCGAGCCAAGAAAACCTACAATGGATAATATTGCAGACTACGAAGAAAAAGGTCTTGAGTACTTCGTGAAAGAACCTGAACATTTCAGAAACAAAAAAGTAGTGATTGCCGGAGGTGGTGACTCTGCTCTTGACTGGAGTGTTTTCTTGTCAAATGTAGCAAGTGAAGTTACATTGATTCACAGAAGAAATGAGTTCAGAGGAGCTTTGGATTCTGTAGAAAAAGTTCAGGATCTTAAACATCAAGGAAAAATTAAACTTATCACTCCAGCTGAAGTTACAGCGATTAAAGGTGACGGAAAAGTAGAAGCGATTACCGTACAGGTTGACGGTGAGGAAGCTTATGATATTGAAACGGATTATTTCATTCCATTATTCGGATTGACACCAAAACTGGGAGAGATCGGAAACTGGGGATTAAATATCGAGAAAAATGCTATCGTTGTAAACAATGCTTTAGATTATCAGACCAATATTGACGGAATCTACGCAATCGGAGATATCAACACCTATCCCGGAAAACTGAAGTTGATCCTTTGTGGTTTCCACGAAGCTACTTTGATGTGTCAGAGTGTTTATAACAGACTGAATCCTGGTAAAAAATTCGTGTTAAAATATACAACAGTAAGTGGAGTTGACGGATTTGACGGAAGCCGTAAAGAAGCAGAGAAGGCAGTTGTGAAAAAAATTGACTAATTTTGCAGAATTATGTCAGATGTTAATATTAAAATCACCGACAGAGAAGGGATAACCCATGATGTCGTAGCTCCTACGGATATGTCCATGAACTTAATGGAAATTATCCGTTCTTATGAATTGGCAGAAGAAGGTACTATTGGTGTATGCGGAGGAATGGCGATGTGTGCTTCATGCCAGGTATATGTAATCAATGATCCTGGTCTGGAACCAATGGGAGATGAAGAAGATGCTATGCTGGGTGAGGCTTTTCATGTGAAAGAAAACAGCAGGTTAGGATGCCAGTTACATATTGCCGATGCCATGGAAGGGCTCGAAGTAGAAATTGCTCCTTATCCTTAGAAAATATTTTTTAATCTTAATAAGAAACTCCTGAAGATATATTTTTCAGGAGTTTTTTTATTAATAAGTTATAACTCTTCTCTTAACCAATCAAAATATACTTTATCAAAAAATTTAGGTTCTATGCTCAGGTTTTCTATTTCATCTTCATTACATGGGTACGCATGAGCAATTTGACCTGATTTATTTATTTCAAACATCATTAAATTAGTTTCTGTTCCTACATTCGAAACTCCTATATTCTTATCGACCTTTACTCCAAATCTAAGATTTTCATTTTTCAATATTAAATCAAAATATTCTGTAAAAGAATCTAAAAGTATGGGCTCTAAATGAGTCTCATTTATTTCTGGAAAGAAATATGAAATGTTTTTTTTGTAGCTAATTCTATAATATCAGCATTACTCATTTTACTTTTCAAATAATGTTTTGGATAGTCTTTTGAGCTTGCCATTCGCGAATTAAAAGCTTTTGTAATATTTAAAAAATCGGCTTTTGCTGTATCAATCCAACGAATTAAATTAAAGCTAACTCTTTTAAACTCATCTAAATCTTCTGCATTAAAAAGACCAGATTCTTCTTCATATGATCTCTTATAAAATCTTCTTCATTCGCAGTCGAGTATTTTGAACAAACATTTTTCCATAATTCAATTAACTCTTGTTCAACTATATTTAAACGATCTCCTTGTTTACAGCTTATAGGACAGTCAAGTTTTCACTAATAAAAGTTTTAAATTCTCTTTCTGTAGTTAATTCATTAAATTTTTCAAGTAATTGTTGATTCATGATTTTAGTTTTTAAAGTTACATATTTTAAATTTCTTCTTTAGAAATCCACTTCCCAACGGTAGGAGCCTGATAATTTCTCATCTTTTCCAGCAGATCGTCAATCGTATCACTGATCAGCAGCATATCTCTGTTTACCTGCTTTAAAAATCCTTTATCCACCATAGTCTGAACTAGTTTGATCAGATCATCATAAAAGCCGTCAATATTCAGAATTCCGATGGGTTTTTTGTGAAGTCCGAGTTGTGCCCAGGTGATCATCTCGAAAAGCTCTTCCAACGTTCCGTAACCACCGGGAAGAACGATAACTCCATCACAAAGTTCGTTCATTTTGGTCTTCCTTTCGTGCATGGTTTCCACGATGATAAGCTCGGTCAGATTTTTATGAGCAATTTCTTTGGCTTGTAAAAACTCGGGTAGGATTCCGATTACCTTACCATTTTCACTTAAAGTTCCATTGGCTACTGTTCCCATTAAGCCGGTTTCCGAACCGCCATAAACAAGTTGTATATTTTGTTTTGCTAAGGTTTGCCCCAGCAGGAGTGCCTGTTCTTCATAAATTTTATCTGTGCCGAAACTTGAGCCGCAGAATACTGTGATGCTTTTCATTGTATAAGCTTTTTTATGGTTTGGACGCTTCGGCAGGCTCAGCATGACACAGCTAAAAAATTCATCTCTAAAAAACAGTTAGTATTAGAGATGTCATGCTGAGCTTGTCGAAGCATTTTTATTTCAATTAAAACTAAAAATATCCAAAATCATAAGACTTTGGATATTCAATATAGTAATTTTAATGTTCTATTTCTGAGGAATATTCGCTAAAATATCTTTCAGGAAACTCCAGAACTTCTGAGTAGAAGGAATGTTCGCTTTTTCATCAGGAGAGTGGGCTCCTCTGATGGTTGGTCCAAAGCTTACCATTTCCATTTCAGGATAATTGGCTCCGATGATTCCGCATTCAAGACCTGCGTGACAAGCTACTACATGAGGCTTTTCACTAAACTTCTCTGTGTAAAGCTTCTCCATCAGCTGTACGATCTCAGAACCTGGTTTTGGCTTCCATCCCGGATATGATCCGCTGAATTCAACGTTCATTCCAGCTAATTCTGCTACAGATTTCAGTTGTTCTGCCACTGAATATTTAGAAGAATCTACAGAAGATCTTGTAAGGTTTAAGATTTTAAGTTCTCCTCCTTTCAATTCTACTCTGGCTACGTTGTTGGACGCTTCTACAAGATCAGCCACGTCAGGGCTCATTCTGTATACTCCGTTGTGAAGAGCTTTTAGAGTAAGGATTACCTTTTTAGAATCTCCTTCTGAAATTGCTTTGTCAGAAGATGTAGAGTTCTCAATATTGATTTGAATTCCCGGTTCTACAGTGGCAAATTCTTCTAAAATATCTTTTTTAAGAACAGTTACATTTTCAATAAACTCCTGAGCATTTCTTACTGAAATTAAAGCAACACCTTCTCTTGGGATTGCGTTTCTTAAACCTCCGCTATCGATAGAAACCAATTCAATATTCTGATTTTCCAATCCGGTGTAAAGAAGTCTTCCCAGAATAATATTGGCGTTTCCAAAACCTTTATGAATATCCATTCCGGAATGTCCTCCCTGAAGACCTTTTACCTCAAGTCTTACAATTTGTCCTTTTGGAGCTTCTGCAGCATAGTTTTGAGTGATGGTTACATCAACACCTCCTGCACAGCCGATATCAATTTCATCATCCTCTTCAGTGTCAAGATTTAATAAAATTTCGCCTGTCAGTTGTCCTGGTTTTAACCCTAAAGCACCTGTCATTCCTGTCTCTTCATCAATGGTGAAAAGGGCTTCCAATGCAGGGTGTGGAATATCTGAGCTTTCAAGGATAGACATAATAGTTGCTACTCCCAAACCGTTGTCAGCTCCTAAAGTAGTTCCTTTTGCTTTTACCCAGTCACCGTCAATCTCCATTTTGATTCCTTCCGTTTCAAAATCAAAAGTAACATCGTTGTTTTTCTGGCAAACCATATCAAGGTGCGATTGAAGCACGATTGATTTACGGTTTTCCATTCCTGCAGTGGCAGGTTTTTTAATGATAACATTTCCTACTTCATCTACGGTAG is a window from the Chryseobacterium indologenes genome containing:
- a CDS encoding DUF3108 domain-containing protein, which translates into the protein MKKILNLFAVFIFFLGSAQIDNIADGESITLRIHYGFLNAGTANLTTKQTNYKGVPHLYVKGTGQTTGAVKAFFKVEDLYESFINTQTGLPSFYVRNVREGSYRQHFETVFNHDNNTLILTDKKTPANGSKVLKSVKGVQDMLSCFYYLRSKSPDELKVGTVINMNVWIDDEMFPFQLKVTGTENLKTKFGTINCLKIIPSVKSGRVFKEKEGVTMWVSNDANHVPMLLKAELAVGSLKASIDDYKNVKYPLKFSK
- a CDS encoding YceI family protein: MRKKLFSIAIPALFVAAVMVSCKKDKPLTSESNGVTTTKEGSQFTVDTLNSKVEWKGYKVFKSENTSHFGTIRFESGDVTVKDGKLESGKFVADMSSLTSVDLKDSPEDLGKLNGHLKSDDFFEVEKFPTASYEITKVTPATEGDYNTLLDGNLTIKGITKPVQFKANVSVKNGEVSVATEPKDIKREEFGVKFQAPAENGVIKDEVTLQISVKALEKK
- a CDS encoding NAD(P)/FAD-dependent oxidoreductase; translated protein: MITTDILIIGAGPTGLFAVFEAGLLKMKCHIIDALPQPGGQLAELYPKKPIFDIPGYPSVNAGELVDNLMEQIKQFQPGFTLGETAVSYTKVDDEWFEVITNKGTVHRCKAIAIAGGLGTFEPRKPTMDNIADYEEKGLEYFVKEPEHFRNKKVVIAGGGDSALDWSVFLSNVASEVTLIHRRNEFRGALDSVEKVQDLKHQGKIKLITPAEVTAIKGDGKVEAITVQVDGEEAYDIETDYFIPLFGLTPKLGEIGNWGLNIEKNAIVVNNALDYQTNIDGIYAIGDINTYPGKLKLILCGFHEATLMCQSVYNRLNPGKKFVLKYTTVSGVDGFDGSRKEAEKAVVKKID
- a CDS encoding TIGR00730 family Rossman fold protein; this translates as MKSITVFCGSSFGTDKIYEEQALLLGQTLAKQNIQLVYGGSETGLMGTVANGTLSENGKVIGILPEFLQAKEIAHKNLTELIIVETMHERKTKMNELCDGVIVLPGGYGTLEELFEMITWAQLGLHKKPIGILNIDGFYDDLIKLVQTMVDKGFLKQVNRDMLLISDTIDDLLEKMRNYQAPTVGKWISKEEI
- a CDS encoding ferredoxin — encoded protein: MSDVNIKITDREGITHDVVAPTDMSMNLMEIIRSYELAEEGTIGVCGGMAMCASCQVYVINDPGLEPMGDEEDAMLGEAFHVKENSRLGCQLHIADAMEGLEVEIAPYP
- a CDS encoding aminoacyl-histidine dipeptidase; amino-acid sequence: MELSNIEPQIIWKNFSKLNAVPRPSKKEEKVIAFIKGFGEDLGLETTVDEVGNVIIKKPATAGMENRKSIVLQSHLDMVCQKNNDVTFDFETEGIKMEIDGDWVKAKGTTLGADNGLGVATIMSILESSDIPHPALEALFTIDEETGMTGALGLKPGQLTGEILLNLDTEEDDEIDIGCAGGVDVTITQNYAAEAPKGQIVRLEVKGLQGGHSGMDIHKGFGNANIILGRLLYTGLENQNIELVSIDSGGLRNAIPREGVALISVRNAQEFIENVTVLKKDILEEFATVEPGIQINIENSTSSDKAISEGDSKKVILTLKALHNGVYRMSPDVADLVEASNNVARVELKGGELKILNLTRSSVDSSKYSVAEQLKSVAELAGMNVEFSGSYPGWKPKPGSEIVQLMEKLYTEKFSEKPHVVACHAGLECGIIGANYPEMEMVSFGPTIRGAHSPDEKANIPSTQKFWSFLKDILANIPQK
- the pheS gene encoding phenylalanine--tRNA ligase subunit alpha encodes the protein MIEKIEELLIEVNGFNATSREDIENFRIKYNGKKGVLNDFYETLKEVPNDQKKDFGQKINTLKQAVAVKLEDLKNSSESSIVVEKEDLTRPAFPLELGSRHPINLVKNRIIEIFKSIGFAVADGPEIEDDWHNFTALNLPEYHPARDMQDTFFIEQNPDILLRTHTSSVQTRFMEENQPPIRILSPGRVFRNEAISSRSHCIFHQIEGLYIDENVSFADLKQTIQFFTTELFGKSKIRMRPSFFPFTEPSAEIDVYWGLNSETDYRITKGTGWLEIMGCGMVDPAVLKNVNIDSEKYSGYAFGMGIERITMLLYQMSDIRMFFENDIRTLEQFKTL